TTCAGAATGAGCTTGTTTCGAAGAAGCAAACTGCATCTTAAGCAGTTGTGCCTCATAGAATCATGGCCTTGAGGACATTACCAGCAGCATTCATGAGAAGTTCCTCACCACTAAATTTGGGATGCTAGTAGCATAACTAAAGATGAGAGTTGAGATATCCTCTGCTCCATAATCTGCACTTTATCATAGTAATACATTACAATGCATATAAGATTAAGGTGTCAAGAAGAAATGCATGCTTTGTCTTCATCCGATCTCATACATTCTCAGTCTCTTTCAGATACCAGAACTAGAGTCtggtttaaaatattcatttaaaagggaaaaaaaagaaagtgaaaaagaACCTCTAGAGATCCTGTATCAGAGGGCTGTGAATTAAAAGTATAGGTTCTACGATGTGGTCATTGGAGACAATccaattgaattaatttcttaGAAGTGATGCATTTTCAAAGAAGCTAGTATGACAAATGTAGCTATGAAATGATGATTTGAAAAATGACGTCTTAGAAAAAGTTCAAGATGCCAAcacttttattttgatttagaaaAGCAAATCAGTTTCCAGCTATCAATAGCTATTCATGACCTTCAATAAATAATCAGTGCAGGATTCTcgatttcaaataaataatagaataatTAACATACCACAACTTTTGAGCACCAAAAGGAACTTCTTTGCAAAGGACTCCAATGATAGCCTCCCTAAGGATTTAAAGATACTGGCTAAATGGTCCAACGATGAAAATTTTGTTATATCCATAGTCCCTAACAGCTGCAACAGGTAATTCTTCTGGTCACTTTCACAGAGCGCCAGCAAATAATTTTCTGCAACAGGAATAAGATCATGTAGTTATCACTAATGCCCAATACACAAAAAGTTGATTGTGTCATAAAGGGCTCAAGAGAACATGatttgccaatttttttttccagacacTCAACATGCTGATTGAAAACATATATGTCAGATAATAGTTATTTTCTAAGGTGGACCAACACAAAAGGCACATACCTCGTAAACTGATATTATTGTCCCCATCATCAATACAAATATAACTGCAAAGTTCCTGAATCTTCTCTTCATCATTGACACCAATATATAACAGCATATCGTAGTAACCTAATCGTGCATTTTTACTAGGATTTGTATCTTTGATAATGTCAGAGAAAAAATGGAATTCTTCCACCATACCCATATCAATTAAGAGTATAAGAAATGGACCATAAGTTTCCTCTTCTATCGAGAAACCCTGCTCCTTCAttgatttaaaaagttgaagaacTGCGGAAATATGTTTCATTGCAACACTCTCATCATCAGTTTCCCTGCATTGCTCGATGTACTTCTTCATCAATGCATTGAACTCTTTCAAACCTGTTTCCCTTCCCAATTTTCCGAATACCTCCATCGCATTATCTGTCCCCAGCTTGTCGGCACATGTATCAACAATTCGGTTAATATGATTGACCTGACTATATGTGAAAAcccatttttgtttcctttcacGGGACACATCTTTTCGCAGCATCCCTATATTGTTATTCTTCAATCTTGAAAGCCATGGTATCTCCAAAGCTTTTTTTACAAGTTCCTCATCTTCTGCTTCTTCAGAATCTGGTGTGTTAATTTTCACACCATCtaccaaaaaaaatgaaaaaaaaaaaatgaaaaaacaccaatttgcaaaaaataatcaaaacccaTCTAACAagataataataagaataataacacAGAAAAAACcaatttgcaaaaaaataatgatgatgaaactCCATTTCTTGAATGAACCCAGATATCCAAACTAGAACTCTAACAACTTAAATActctattaattttcttttattggcaattgaaatgaaacaataacattacattacattacaCAAACCAATTCTTTAAgatctattttttgtttcttttggctACTAAAAATTGCACCCTGTTTTTGATTAAcgtagtaaaaaaaacaaaaaaacacttacCATTTATAATCTTTGTTATGTCCTGCATTGTCGGGTTTGCTACCGACTCCTCTGCATTaatcacacaaaacaaaacattaaaatcaaatgtAACAAAAATTCTCATTTgctaaaaaagaacaaaaaaaaaaaggtaccaAAATCGGAGTCTTCTAATTTGAGAGCATGAAGGCTAGAATTAACTGCAGGTGACGGAGGAGGTTGAGGTTTAACTTTAGCTTTAGGTTGTTTCTCGGACTCAGAGGAAGTTTTTGGTTTGGGGGGTTTTTTAGAGTGTGTTTTGGATTCGAGAATGGTGATGAAGCTTTCGCGTGTTCTGTCACCAGCGGAGGCGGTGGAGGTATTGGTGGTTTTGAAGGCGGCACGGAAGAGATTACTTAGGCTGTTGGGTTTGGGCATGGCATTTGGTGGGGGTGGACGATTAAGCAGCAGTGGCTTTGTCTTCGAAATGACAAGATGTGAGGACTGCTGAGGTTTTAGGCTTTCTGTTTTCGTAACCTCAAAAACCCTTCCTTG
This genomic interval from Populus alba chromosome 1, ASM523922v2, whole genome shotgun sequence contains the following:
- the LOC118062994 gene encoding pentatricopeptide repeat-containing protein At4g04790, mitochondrial isoform X2; the encoded protein is MPKPNSLSNLFRAAFKTTNTSTASAGDRTRESFITILESKTHSKKPPKPKTSSESEKQPKAKVKPQPPPSPAVNSSLHALKLEDSDFEESVANPTMQDITKIINDGVKINTPDSEEAEDEELVKKALEIPWLSRLKNNNIGMLRKDVSRERKQKWVFTYSQVNHINRIVDTCADKLGTDNAMEVFGKLGRETGLKEFNALMKKYIEQCRETDDESVAMKHISAVLQLFKSMKEQGFSIEEETYGPFLILLIDMGMVEEFHFFSDIIKDTNPSKNARLGYYDMLLYIGVNDEEKIQELCSYICIDDGDNNISLRENYLLALCESDQKNYLLQLLGTMDITKFSSLDHLASIFKSLGRLSLESFAKKFLLVLKSCDYGAEDISTLIFSYATSIPNLVVEDVVSKFKTLHTIMKMSPSSTSYEKLVVYNCNLLKVHLALDIVDQMCKEGLTISINTIHSILNASEESFDFNLVRRIYSLIYHLDLTPNNETFRSMISLSVKMKDFEGAYGLLDDLKKLNLAPTASMYNAIMGGYFREKNIRGALMVLKQMKLADVKPDSSSYSYLISNCNNEEEIIKYYEEMKVAGIQVSKQIFMALINAYATCGQFEKAKQVLLDKEFPIKHLNEIRSVLVSALASHGQMTDALNLYEEIKRAGSNLEPKAVISLIEYIDSEGEQSRLLKLLEELDDPNYWVDGCFRVILYCIRNKDLRSAVDLLKQLKDRFSDDELAMEVLFDEVCYWLSLDHLYYSFLTSC